The following coding sequences lie in one Corynebacterium humireducens NBRC 106098 = DSM 45392 genomic window:
- a CDS encoding sensor histidine kinase: protein MTLPSYPPYPAASDPDPSPSASRAQRRQDALYPPPQPDIPDRAWPLRTWLVVIIVLLSGLGLAASSVAVSSIMREVIYSRVDEDLINSLGGWARNSEIFKSDSASRPPSDYVVIKLFEDGSSVVFNDPGELPRLSPVVVGGPPQTVDSTPGSGTKTRWRVIAHREEGVTTVVAKDLTRDSALLYGLAMVQFIISLLVLAVLALLSYYVVRQAMAPLREVERTAGEIAAGDLDRRVPAWPRTTEVGQLAYALNTMIGQLQESVETAQSKEEQMRRFVGDASHELRTPLTSVRGYTELYRSGATDDVDMVLKRIDDESRRMSLLVEDLLALTRAEGSRLDLKPVDLLELSLSVAGSARAAFPGRTVHVKNKTSSVPVVEGDASRLHQVLLNLISNGLTHGGPEAEVTVTLQLEDEDVVLSVVDDGRGMPSDVAAQVFERFYREDASRSRASGGSGLGLAITKSLVDKHGGTITVDSEEGVGSTFTVRLPRVKD from the coding sequence GTGACACTGCCGTCCTACCCGCCCTATCCGGCGGCGTCGGACCCCGATCCGTCGCCGTCGGCCTCGCGTGCGCAGCGCCGCCAGGACGCCCTCTACCCGCCGCCGCAGCCGGACATCCCGGACCGGGCGTGGCCCCTGCGGACGTGGCTGGTGGTCATCATCGTGCTGCTGTCCGGGCTGGGGCTGGCGGCGAGTTCGGTGGCGGTGTCCTCGATCATGCGGGAGGTCATCTACTCGCGCGTCGACGAGGACCTCATCAACTCCCTCGGTGGCTGGGCGCGGAACTCCGAGATCTTCAAGTCGGACTCCGCCTCGCGCCCGCCCTCGGACTACGTGGTGATCAAGCTCTTCGAGGACGGCTCCTCCGTCGTGTTCAACGACCCCGGGGAGCTGCCCCGCCTCTCGCCGGTCGTCGTCGGCGGCCCGCCGCAGACCGTGGACTCCACCCCCGGCTCCGGGACGAAGACCCGCTGGCGGGTCATCGCGCACCGGGAGGAGGGGGTGACGACGGTCGTCGCGAAGGATCTCACCCGCGACTCCGCCCTGCTCTACGGTCTGGCGATGGTGCAGTTCATCATCAGCCTGCTCGTCCTGGCTGTGCTGGCACTGCTCAGCTACTACGTCGTGCGGCAGGCGATGGCTCCGCTGCGTGAGGTGGAGCGCACCGCCGGTGAGATCGCCGCGGGTGACCTCGACCGGCGTGTCCCGGCGTGGCCGCGCACCACGGAGGTCGGCCAGCTGGCGTACGCGCTCAACACGATGATCGGCCAGCTGCAGGAGTCGGTCGAGACGGCGCAGAGCAAGGAGGAGCAGATGCGCCGCTTCGTCGGCGACGCCTCCCACGAGCTGCGCACCCCGCTCACCTCGGTCCGCGGCTACACGGAGCTCTACCGCTCCGGGGCGACCGACGACGTCGACATGGTGCTCAAGCGCATCGACGACGAGTCCCGCCGCATGTCCCTCCTCGTCGAGGACCTCCTGGCCCTGACCCGCGCCGAGGGTTCCCGCCTCGACCTCAAGCCCGTCGACCTGCTGGAGCTCTCCCTGTCCGTGGCGGGGTCCGCGCGGGCGGCGTTCCCGGGGCGGACGGTGCACGTGAAGAACAAGACCTCCTCCGTGCCGGTCGTCGAGGGAGACGCCTCCCGCCTGCACCAGGTGCTGCTCAACCTCATCTCCAACGGGCTCACCCACGGCGGGCCCGAGGCGGAGGTGACGGTGACGCTGCAGCTGGAGGACGAGGACGTCGTCCTCAGCGTCGTCGACGACGGGCGCGGCATGCCCTCCGACGTGGCCGCGCAGGTCTTCGAGCGATTCTACCGCGAGGACGCCTCCCGGTCCCGCGCGTCCGGCGGTTCCGGCCTGGGCCTGGCGATCACGAAGTCGCTCGTGGACAAGCACGGCGGCACGATCACCGTCGACTCGGAGGAGGGCGTCGGCTCGACGTTCACCGTCCGCCTCCCCCGGGTGAAGGACTAG
- a CDS encoding response regulator transcription factor, producing the protein MTDSSQNPVRVLVVDDEPNIVELLTVSLKFQGFDVRTASSGTEALRVAREFDPDAYILDVMMPGMDGFELLTKLRNEGLDGPVLYLTAKDAVEHRIHGLTIGADDYVTKPFSLEEVITRLRVILRRGQGREQDTEGAAISYADLTLNDETHEVTKDGKIVELSPTEFNLLRYLMLNAEVVLSKSKILDNVWHYDFGGDGNVVESYISYLRRKIDTGDVPLIHTVRGVGYVLRTPRQ; encoded by the coding sequence ATGACTGACTCCTCCCAGAACCCGGTCAGGGTGCTCGTCGTCGATGACGAGCCGAACATCGTCGAGCTGCTCACCGTGAGCCTCAAATTCCAGGGCTTCGACGTGCGCACGGCCTCCTCCGGCACGGAGGCGCTGCGGGTGGCGCGGGAGTTCGACCCCGACGCCTACATCCTCGACGTGATGATGCCCGGCATGGACGGATTCGAGCTGCTCACGAAGCTGCGCAACGAGGGCCTCGACGGCCCGGTGCTGTACCTGACGGCCAAGGACGCGGTCGAGCACCGCATCCACGGCCTCACCATCGGCGCGGACGACTACGTGACCAAGCCGTTCTCCCTCGAGGAGGTCATCACGCGGCTGCGCGTCATCCTGCGCCGCGGGCAGGGCCGGGAGCAGGACACCGAGGGGGCCGCAATCTCCTACGCGGACCTCACCCTCAACGACGAGACCCACGAGGTGACCAAGGACGGCAAGATCGTCGAGCTCTCGCCGACCGAGTTCAACCTGCTGCGGTACCTCATGCTCAACGCGGAGGTGGTGCTGAGCAAGTCGAAGATCCTCGACAACGTGTGGCACTACGACTTCGGCGGGGACGGCAACGTCGTGGAGTCCTACATCTCCTACCTGCGCCGCAAGATCGACACCGGCGACGTCCCGCTCATCCACACCGTCCGCGGTGTCGGTTACGTGCTCCGGACGCCGCGCCAGTGA
- a CDS encoding alanine racemase: protein MTPTVRIDLARLDANIAAQPGRLRPHVKTHKILEIARRQLAAGAHGLTVATVGEAEVFAEVCDDIFIAYPVWADKRLRDLAGRVRLSVGCDSLAAAERLVGVGAAVLIELDSGHHRSGVPVGELESLATGILDLGLDLRGAFTFPGHSYAPGGQEAAARDEDRALSAAGQILRALGVTDPVLSGGSTPSARYSQVATERRPGVYVFNDAQQLELGTCDWAGIALTVLATVVSRREDLHQIILDAGSKILGSDRPAWASGFGRVKGVPDARITALSEHHGTVAWPAGKSLPQVGEHVAVVPNHVCLVLNLVDEVEVVESGRVTQRWRVAARGRN from the coding sequence ATGACCCCGACCGTCCGGATCGACCTCGCCCGCCTCGACGCGAACATCGCCGCGCAACCCGGGCGGCTGCGACCGCACGTGAAGACCCACAAGATCCTGGAGATCGCCCGCCGGCAGCTCGCGGCGGGTGCCCACGGCCTCACGGTCGCGACGGTGGGGGAGGCGGAGGTCTTCGCCGAGGTCTGCGACGACATCTTCATCGCCTACCCCGTCTGGGCCGACAAGAGGCTGCGCGACCTGGCCGGGAGGGTGCGGCTGAGCGTCGGCTGCGACTCGCTGGCCGCCGCCGAAAGGCTCGTCGGGGTGGGCGCGGCGGTGCTCATCGAACTCGACTCCGGCCACCACCGCTCCGGCGTGCCCGTCGGTGAACTCGAGTCCCTGGCCACCGGCATCCTCGACCTCGGCCTCGACCTGCGCGGCGCCTTCACCTTCCCCGGCCACTCCTACGCCCCGGGCGGGCAGGAGGCGGCGGCCCGCGACGAGGACCGGGCACTGTCCGCGGCCGGGCAGATCCTCCGGGCCCTCGGCGTCACCGACCCGGTGCTCTCCGGCGGCTCGACCCCCTCGGCGCGGTACTCGCAGGTGGCCACCGAACGCCGCCCCGGGGTCTACGTGTTCAACGACGCGCAGCAGCTGGAACTGGGCACCTGCGACTGGGCGGGGATCGCGCTGACGGTCCTCGCCACCGTGGTGTCGCGTCGGGAGGACCTGCACCAGATCATCCTCGACGCCGGCTCCAAGATCCTCGGCTCCGACCGCCCCGCCTGGGCCAGCGGCTTCGGGCGCGTCAAGGGCGTTCCCGACGCGCGGATCACCGCCCTGTCCGAGCACCACGGCACCGTCGCCTGGCCGGCGGGGAAGAGCCTGCCGCAGGTGGGGGAGCACGTGGCGGTCGTGCCCAACCACGTGTGCCTGGTGCTCAACCTGGTCGACGAGGTCGAGGTCGTCGAGAGCGGGCGCGTGACGCAGCGCTGGCGGGTGGCGGCGCGGGGACGGAACTGA
- a CDS encoding pyruvate dehydrogenase, with protein MARTYAQQLVDALERQGVERIYGVVGDSLNPIVDAVRTSPIEWIHVRNEEAAAFAAGAESLLTGRLAVCAGSCGPGNLHLIQGLYDAHRNGAHVLALASHIPSNQIGTSYFQETHPEQLFAECSGYCEMVNSADQGARVLHHAIQSTMAGQGVSVLVIPGDIATQDAGDDRFLQSTVATGRPVLHPDAREAAALVAAINAADTVTLFCGAGVRDAREQVLALAEKIKAPIGHALGGKMHIQHDNPFDVGMSGLLGYGACHDALHDADLLILLGTDFPYTEFLPTGNVAQVDSDAAHIGRRTTVHHPVVGDVGATLDTILPHLEEKTDRSFLDGMLRKHARTLEKVVEVYTRDVGKHTPIHPEYLAAVLDELAADDAVFTVDTGMCNVWAARYLTPNGRRAQIGSLRHGTMANALPHAIGAQFADRNRQVISLNGDGGLAMLLGELLTVELHDLPVKMVVFNNSSLGMVKLEMLVEGMPQHGTDHGQVDFAAIAAAAGIHSVLIDDPATLREQLAAALAHPGPVLIDVRTDPDALSLPPEITWEMLIGFSRAATRTVLGGGVGEMVHLARTNLRNIGAAGAV; from the coding sequence ATGGCACGCACCTACGCACAGCAGCTCGTCGACGCCCTCGAGAGGCAGGGCGTGGAACGGATCTACGGAGTCGTCGGGGACAGCCTCAACCCCATCGTCGACGCCGTCCGCACCTCCCCGATCGAGTGGATCCACGTCCGCAACGAGGAGGCCGCCGCCTTCGCCGCCGGCGCCGAGTCCCTCCTCACCGGCCGCCTCGCCGTGTGCGCGGGCTCCTGCGGCCCCGGCAACCTCCACCTCATCCAGGGTCTCTACGACGCCCACCGCAACGGCGCCCACGTCCTCGCCCTGGCCTCCCACATCCCCAGCAACCAGATCGGTACCTCATACTTCCAGGAGACCCACCCCGAACAGCTCTTCGCGGAATGTTCCGGTTACTGCGAGATGGTCAACTCCGCCGACCAGGGCGCCCGCGTCCTGCACCACGCGATCCAGTCGACGATGGCCGGGCAGGGCGTGTCCGTGCTGGTCATCCCGGGGGACATCGCCACGCAGGACGCCGGCGACGACCGGTTCCTGCAGTCCACCGTCGCCACCGGCCGCCCCGTGCTCCACCCCGACGCCCGCGAGGCCGCCGCCCTGGTCGCGGCCATCAACGCCGCCGACACGGTGACCCTGTTCTGCGGCGCAGGCGTACGCGACGCCCGCGAGCAGGTCCTCGCCCTGGCGGAGAAGATCAAGGCCCCCATCGGCCACGCCCTCGGCGGCAAGATGCACATCCAGCACGACAACCCCTTCGACGTCGGCATGTCCGGGCTCCTCGGCTACGGCGCCTGCCACGACGCACTGCACGACGCCGACCTGCTCATCCTCCTGGGCACCGACTTCCCCTACACCGAGTTCCTGCCCACCGGGAACGTCGCGCAGGTCGACAGCGACGCCGCGCACATCGGCCGCCGCACCACGGTGCACCACCCGGTGGTCGGCGACGTCGGCGCCACCCTCGACACCATCCTCCCGCACCTGGAGGAGAAGACCGACCGCAGCTTCCTCGACGGGATGCTCCGCAAGCACGCCCGGACGCTGGAGAAGGTCGTGGAGGTGTACACGCGGGACGTCGGGAAGCACACCCCCATCCACCCGGAGTACCTCGCCGCCGTCCTCGACGAGCTCGCCGCCGACGACGCCGTGTTCACCGTCGACACCGGCATGTGCAACGTGTGGGCCGCGCGCTACCTCACCCCCAACGGACGACGCGCGCAGATCGGCTCCCTCCGCCACGGCACGATGGCCAACGCGCTGCCGCACGCCATCGGCGCGCAGTTCGCCGACCGGAACCGTCAGGTCATCAGCCTCAACGGCGACGGCGGCCTCGCCATGCTCCTCGGCGAACTGCTCACCGTGGAACTCCACGACCTGCCCGTGAAGATGGTCGTGTTCAACAACTCCTCGCTCGGCATGGTCAAACTCGAGATGCTCGTCGAGGGCATGCCCCAGCACGGCACCGACCACGGGCAGGTCGACTTCGCGGCGATCGCGGCCGCCGCGGGCATCCACTCCGTGCTCATCGACGACCCCGCCACCCTCCGCGAGCAGCTCGCCGCGGCGCTCGCCCACCCCGGGCCCGTGCTCATCGACGTCCGCACCGACCCCGACGCCCTCTCCCTCCCGCCGGAGATCACCTGGGAGATGCTCATCGGCTTCTCCCGGGCCGCGACCCGTACCGTCCTCGGCGGCGGCGTCGGCGAGATGGTGCACCTCGCGCGCACGAACCTGCGCAACATCGGCGCGGCCGGGGCGGTCTAG
- a CDS encoding MFS transporter: MTHLDNVDSTPAQRWAFLAIISLGLLMVGVDNSILFTALPELRRQLHTSEVQALWIINAYPLVLAGLMLGTGTLGDRIGHRLMFLIGLTTFGVASLAAAFAPGPWFLVAARAALGLGAATMMPATLALVRITFTDERERNTAIGVWGSVAVIGAALGPVLGGLLLEYFWWGSVFLINVPIAAAAILATIVVAPPNMPNPSKHWDLLSSLWALLALSGLVTAIKELANPARTGWLLAGAAVLAVGGAVLFTRRQRLLDDPLLTFDIFRSRIFTGGVLAAAGAMFAVVGLELMTTQRFQLVAGYSPLEAGLLVVSVTIAAFPFSILGGAVLHRVGFQPLIAGGFLAVTLGTGGAAWAGHHETVPLFVAALALIGAGTGAIMSVSSTAIVGAAPVRRAGMAAGVENVSYEFGALLSVAVMGSLLPVLYARQVPGGLDLSGPLDGPAYDMAYLTIVLLLAVVSGVFTLLTAWCFRGNPRSPGAAQ, translated from the coding sequence GTGACGCACCTCGACAACGTCGACTCCACCCCGGCCCAGCGGTGGGCCTTCCTCGCCATCATCTCCCTGGGGCTGCTGATGGTCGGGGTGGACAACTCGATCCTCTTCACCGCGCTCCCCGAGCTGCGCAGACAGCTCCACACCTCCGAGGTGCAGGCGCTGTGGATCATCAACGCCTACCCCCTCGTGCTGGCCGGGCTCATGCTCGGCACGGGCACGCTCGGCGACCGGATCGGCCACCGCCTCATGTTCCTCATCGGGCTGACGACCTTCGGCGTCGCCTCCCTGGCCGCCGCCTTCGCCCCCGGCCCCTGGTTCCTCGTGGCGGCCCGCGCCGCGCTCGGTCTGGGGGCGGCGACGATGATGCCCGCCACCCTGGCGCTGGTGCGGATCACCTTCACCGACGAACGCGAACGCAACACGGCCATCGGCGTATGGGGGTCGGTCGCGGTGATCGGGGCGGCCCTGGGCCCGGTGCTCGGTGGCCTGCTGCTGGAGTACTTCTGGTGGGGGTCGGTGTTCCTCATCAACGTGCCGATCGCGGCGGCGGCGATCCTCGCGACCATCGTCGTCGCCCCGCCGAACATGCCCAACCCGTCGAAGCACTGGGACCTCCTCAGCTCCCTCTGGGCGCTGCTGGCCCTGTCCGGCCTGGTCACGGCCATCAAGGAGCTGGCCAACCCGGCGCGCACCGGGTGGCTGCTCGCGGGGGCCGCGGTGCTGGCGGTGGGTGGCGCCGTGCTGTTCACGCGACGTCAGAGGCTTCTCGACGACCCCCTGCTCACCTTCGACATCTTCCGTTCCCGCATCTTCACCGGCGGCGTCCTGGCGGCGGCGGGCGCGATGTTCGCCGTCGTCGGCCTCGAGCTCATGACGACGCAGCGTTTCCAGCTCGTCGCCGGCTACTCGCCCCTGGAGGCGGGGCTGCTGGTCGTGTCGGTGACCATCGCGGCGTTCCCCTTCTCCATCCTGGGTGGCGCGGTGCTGCACCGGGTCGGTTTCCAGCCGCTCATCGCGGGCGGCTTCCTGGCCGTCACGCTCGGCACGGGCGGGGCGGCGTGGGCGGGACACCACGAGACGGTGCCGCTGTTCGTCGCGGCGCTGGCGCTCATCGGTGCGGGCACGGGCGCGATCATGTCGGTCAGTTCCACCGCCATCGTCGGCGCCGCCCCTGTCCGGCGGGCGGGGATGGCGGCGGGCGTCGAGAATGTCTCCTACGAGTTCGGTGCCCTCCTGTCCGTGGCGGTCATGGGCAGCCTCCTGCCGGTGCTCTACGCGCGGCAGGTGCCGGGCGGGCTCGACCTGTCCGGCCCCCTCGACGGCCCCGCCTACGACATGGCGTACCTGACCATCGTCCTCCTGCTGGCGGTGGTGTCGGGCGTGTTCACGCTGCTCACGGCCTGGTGCTTCCGCGGCAACCCGAGGAGTCCCGGTGCGGCGCAGTAA
- a CDS encoding IS5 family transposase, whose protein sequence is MPTVPPSARHDLTDAEWDLLVPLLPAPSRRGRPRTWDLRSLVNGIFFRIRTGCPWRDVHERYGPWWRVHDLFARLRANGVWENVHTRLLTHAQEKGKLSWEVSVDSTTTRGHIHAAGARKDSPLRHPGEPDHHGFGRSRGGWSTKIHVAIDADCGVLSFAITGTPRL, encoded by the coding sequence TTGCCTACTGTACCGCCCTCAGCACGCCATGACCTCACCGACGCTGAATGGGACCTGCTTGTCCCACTGCTACCGGCCCCGTCACGGCGGGGACGCCCCCGCACCTGGGACCTACGGTCCCTGGTCAACGGTATCTTCTTTCGCATCCGCACCGGCTGCCCGTGGCGCGATGTCCATGAGCGCTACGGCCCCTGGTGGCGGGTCCACGATCTGTTCGCCCGGCTGCGGGCCAACGGAGTATGGGAGAACGTGCACACCCGGCTGCTCACCCACGCCCAGGAGAAAGGAAAACTCTCCTGGGAGGTCAGCGTGGATTCCACAACCACCCGTGGACATATCCACGCCGCGGGTGCACGGAAAGACAGCCCCCTCCGCCACCCGGGGGAGCCGGATCATCATGGGTTCGGCCGCTCGCGGGGCGGGTGGTCGACCAAGATCCATGTGGCCATTGACGCTGACTGCGGGGTGCTGTCCTTTGCGATCACTGGTACGCCCCGGCTTTAA
- a CDS encoding MerR family transcriptional regulator — protein sequence MNDYTIGEAADILHVTTRTLRHWDHIGLLVPGWRTWADHRLYTEDDLDRALQILVYREAGVPLKEIAGILAEPSTARATLRHQREVLTERIAHLHRMVRAVDDLLKKEEPMSIEDRMRLFGDQWRPEYQEEAEERWGGTPEWEQSQAVAATMTDEDWLAVRREQDDFVALLADAAARGVEPGSGEGRVIVEKHRATISRWYPVTPARQVLLARMYVQDERFNATYQGHAAYLLGLVEAQAAAEGVDLGAVTWE from the coding sequence GTGAACGACTACACCATCGGCGAGGCCGCCGACATCCTCCACGTGACCACCCGCACGCTGCGGCACTGGGACCACATCGGGTTGCTCGTGCCCGGCTGGCGGACGTGGGCGGACCACCGCCTCTACACGGAGGACGATCTCGACCGGGCGCTGCAGATCCTCGTCTACCGCGAGGCCGGCGTCCCGCTCAAGGAGATCGCCGGGATACTCGCGGAGCCGTCCACGGCACGCGCGACCCTGCGGCACCAGCGCGAGGTCCTCACCGAACGTATCGCTCACCTGCACCGGATGGTCCGGGCAGTCGATGACCTGCTCAAGAAGGAGGAACCCATGTCCATCGAGGACCGTATGCGCCTCTTCGGCGACCAGTGGCGGCCGGAGTACCAGGAAGAAGCCGAGGAACGCTGGGGCGGCACCCCGGAGTGGGAGCAGTCCCAGGCCGTCGCCGCCACGATGACGGACGAGGACTGGCTCGCCGTCCGCCGGGAACAGGACGACTTCGTCGCCCTGCTTGCCGACGCCGCCGCCCGCGGCGTGGAACCGGGCTCGGGGGAGGGACGGGTGATCGTCGAGAAGCACCGGGCGACGATCAGCCGCTGGTACCCTGTGACGCCTGCGAGGCAGGTGCTCCTGGCGCGGATGTACGTCCAGGACGAGCGCTTCAACGCCACCTATCAGGGCCATGCCGCCTACCTGTTGGGCCTGGTCGAGGCGCAGGCCGCGGCCGAGGGCGTCGATCTCGGCGCCGTGACCTGGGAGTGA